From a region of the Teredinibacter turnerae genome:
- a CDS encoding pilus assembly protein — MRNSIITRRFVFRLATIALALLPLDVRSEPLDLADKPLFLGISTDPNVFFELDDSGSMDWSVLTAPYFHFCQYDRDAPGAGGSGDCVTNKMTDGLWSSFGNNNYRTFRFMFYNNDNIYNDCSGNGTSVENCGGFQTAFDNDWRGGSADFNVMYYSPFVDYQPWPGTGLADASFSSARSNPQPEIAAIAERQQTETEYYIPAQSRRWAQAGYSNTRNLSGFVYYVWVDSHGYSGDRPRRGSNINRTDGANGEIDLWDNYYRYTVYGNDVRREKIEWDVRTWGNSKGRLTPNVTETVTFSGNSEEPNPPQGQPARSANDIRANIANWYSYSRKRSYVAKAAIGTVVASSPAFRFGLSVLNKSDALFHDMPAADIYRYTGVNTQLLNDLYSFRWESYGTPLRNGLKMAGRYYKGEINNHPSPIVQSCQQNFTVLFTDGYWNGGDPGVGDADGNGRNNTVADVAKYYYDRDLSPLSNDVVPNASDPATHQHMVTFPVAFGLTGNLEDTDGDGWPNPELDENDEWGGDPFGSDLSKIDDLWHAAFNSKGEYVSAKTPEDVVNSLVSALSEISGRNASSASVATSTGQISSDTAVFQAQFNSGDWSGQLYSYSLNADDSVNVATPNWEASEVLDTQNFNTGRTIISHNGTRGIPFRFPANYRSRGANEMSDWDLYYLMWDSAPYSLLTTDAGQIAANQQYGTDLINYLRGDRSNEGGNSGDLRPRTTVLGDIVASDPKYVGPPAFGYPDDLESASYDAFRTARANRAPMVYVGANDGMLHGFAAANGQEKLAYVPRPVFKNLHKLAESPYDHKYYVDAAPTVVDAFWNGAWHTVLVGALGHGGQGIFALDVTNPASFSEASASNIALWEFTDSNDADMGFSYSEPSIAKMANGQWVAVFGNGYNNTENDSAISASGHAVLYIVDIATGALVKKIDTTVGDTTTPNGLASPALVDVNGDYVVDYIYAGDLRGNMWKFDVTDTSPNNWDVAWTSGGNKYPLFNAGIGHPITTRPSVGLHPTAAGQLVYFGTGKYIETHDNTADLQPDQSFYAIWDKNLDTGVSGAAVRRAELLGQEIADEITTTIGGYNYDLRLTSDNPIDWSSHLGWYIDLVNRNTSPVDNLGERQVTESLLRNGRIIFSTHVPSSAPCSPGGSSWLMELDAYTGGHLDEAPFDLDRNHVFDDADYDYNTPGVEDVPPGGLRPQEGIISSPGVLRDNNREVKYLSGSTGAISDFAESTGAQNIGRQSWRELE; from the coding sequence ATGAGAAATTCAATTATTACACGCAGATTTGTCTTCAGGCTCGCCACTATCGCGCTGGCGTTGTTGCCGCTCGATGTCCGAAGTGAGCCTCTGGACTTAGCCGACAAACCGCTGTTTTTGGGTATCAGTACAGACCCGAACGTATTTTTCGAATTAGATGACTCGGGCTCCATGGACTGGAGCGTGCTCACCGCACCTTATTTCCATTTTTGTCAGTACGACCGCGATGCTCCCGGCGCTGGCGGCAGCGGAGATTGTGTGACCAACAAGATGACTGATGGATTGTGGTCGTCCTTCGGTAACAACAATTACCGTACGTTTCGTTTTATGTTCTATAACAACGATAATATTTATAACGATTGTAGCGGTAATGGTACCAGCGTGGAAAACTGCGGTGGTTTTCAAACCGCGTTTGACAATGACTGGCGTGGTGGTTCTGCCGACTTTAATGTGATGTATTACAGCCCATTCGTGGACTATCAGCCATGGCCTGGCACAGGCTTGGCCGACGCTAGCTTTTCTAGCGCTCGCAGTAACCCGCAGCCGGAAATTGCTGCAATTGCTGAACGTCAGCAAACGGAAACCGAGTACTACATTCCCGCTCAATCCCGTCGTTGGGCGCAAGCTGGCTACAGCAATACGCGTAATTTAAGTGGTTTTGTGTATTACGTGTGGGTGGATTCACACGGTTATTCTGGTGATCGTCCACGTCGTGGTTCGAATATTAACCGCACTGATGGAGCCAACGGTGAAATTGACCTTTGGGATAACTACTATCGTTACACGGTTTATGGCAATGATGTTAGGCGTGAAAAAATAGAGTGGGATGTTCGTACCTGGGGTAATAGTAAAGGCCGACTTACCCCCAATGTAACCGAGACGGTCACTTTTAGCGGCAACAGCGAGGAGCCCAATCCACCGCAAGGTCAGCCCGCTCGCAGCGCCAACGACATTCGCGCGAATATTGCGAATTGGTACAGCTATTCAAGGAAACGCTCTTATGTTGCCAAAGCTGCGATTGGTACGGTGGTCGCTAGTTCGCCCGCGTTTCGCTTTGGTCTCAGCGTGTTAAACAAATCGGATGCGTTGTTTCACGATATGCCTGCGGCGGATATTTATCGCTACACGGGTGTGAATACCCAATTGCTGAACGACCTGTACAGCTTTCGCTGGGAATCATACGGTACGCCATTGCGTAACGGGTTAAAAATGGCCGGTCGTTACTACAAAGGTGAAATAAACAATCATCCAAGCCCGATTGTGCAAAGTTGCCAGCAAAACTTCACAGTGTTGTTTACTGATGGTTACTGGAATGGTGGCGACCCAGGTGTTGGTGATGCCGACGGCAATGGCCGCAACAATACCGTAGCGGACGTGGCGAAATACTATTACGACCGCGACCTAAGCCCGTTGAGCAATGATGTGGTACCTAATGCTTCAGATCCGGCGACTCACCAGCATATGGTGACTTTTCCGGTTGCCTTCGGTTTGACTGGGAATCTCGAGGATACGGATGGCGACGGCTGGCCAAACCCCGAACTCGATGAAAATGATGAGTGGGGCGGTGACCCATTTGGTTCTGATCTCTCAAAAATCGATGACTTATGGCATGCTGCGTTTAACAGTAAGGGTGAATATGTTTCCGCTAAAACACCCGAAGACGTTGTTAACAGCCTGGTGAGTGCGTTGAGTGAAATTTCCGGGCGTAACGCGTCCTCTGCATCCGTTGCGACCAGCACCGGCCAGATTTCGTCAGATACCGCTGTGTTCCAGGCTCAATTCAATAGTGGCGACTGGTCGGGGCAGCTTTACTCCTACTCCCTGAATGCTGACGACAGTGTGAATGTGGCTACCCCAAATTGGGAAGCGAGCGAGGTGCTTGATACGCAAAACTTCAACACCGGCCGCACTATCATTTCGCACAATGGCACCCGCGGTATTCCATTTCGTTTTCCAGCCAACTACCGGTCGCGCGGTGCTAACGAAATGTCAGACTGGGATCTGTACTACTTGATGTGGGACTCCGCTCCTTATTCGCTGTTAACTACCGATGCCGGACAAATTGCCGCGAACCAGCAGTACGGGACTGACCTGATTAACTACCTGCGCGGTGATCGTTCCAATGAAGGCGGTAACTCCGGTGATTTGCGCCCGCGCACCACCGTGCTTGGTGACATAGTTGCGTCTGACCCAAAATATGTAGGTCCTCCAGCGTTCGGTTACCCGGATGACCTGGAGTCTGCAAGCTACGATGCGTTCCGCACCGCACGTGCCAACCGCGCGCCGATGGTATACGTAGGAGCAAACGACGGAATGTTGCATGGCTTCGCGGCGGCTAACGGTCAGGAAAAGCTCGCCTATGTTCCGCGCCCGGTGTTCAAGAACCTGCACAAGCTGGCAGAGAGTCCCTACGACCATAAATATTATGTAGACGCTGCTCCCACTGTGGTCGACGCATTTTGGAATGGGGCATGGCACACGGTACTGGTAGGAGCGCTCGGCCACGGTGGCCAGGGTATTTTCGCTTTGGATGTGACCAACCCCGCCAGCTTTTCCGAAGCGAGTGCGAGCAATATCGCACTCTGGGAGTTTACTGATAGCAACGATGCAGACATGGGGTTCAGTTACAGCGAGCCTTCTATTGCCAAGATGGCGAACGGGCAGTGGGTCGCTGTATTCGGTAATGGTTACAACAATACCGAAAACGATTCAGCGATCAGCGCCAGTGGTCATGCCGTGCTCTATATTGTCGATATCGCAACCGGTGCGCTTGTGAAGAAAATCGATACCACAGTTGGCGATACCACAACGCCTAACGGGTTGGCGTCGCCAGCGCTGGTGGATGTTAATGGTGATTATGTTGTTGATTACATATACGCCGGGGATCTGCGTGGCAACATGTGGAAGTTTGATGTCACCGATACCTCTCCGAACAACTGGGACGTGGCCTGGACCAGTGGTGGCAACAAATACCCGCTTTTTAACGCAGGCATTGGTCACCCCATAACGACGCGCCCCTCTGTTGGTCTGCACCCAACCGCCGCCGGCCAGCTCGTGTACTTTGGTACAGGCAAATATATCGAGACCCACGACAATACGGCAGATCTACAGCCGGATCAGAGCTTTTACGCGATCTGGGACAAAAATCTGGATACCGGAGTCAGCGGTGCAGCGGTACGCCGAGCCGAGCTGTTAGGTCAGGAAATTGCCGATGAGATCACCACAACCATTGGTGGCTACAACTACGACTTGCGTTTAACCTCGGATAACCCAATCGATTGGAGCAGCCACCTGGGATGGTATATCGACCTGGTAAACCGCAATACGAGCCCAGTGGACAACCTGGGTGAACGCCAGGTTACAGAGTCCTTGTTGCGCAACGGGCGAATTATCTTCTCGACTCATGTGCCGAGCTCCGCGCCCTGTTCTCCCGGCGGAAGCAGTTGGTTGATGGAGTTGGATGCGTATACGGGAGGTCACCTGGACGAAGCGCCGTTCGACCTGGACCGTAACCATGTTTTTGATGACGCGGATTACGACTACAACACGCCAGGTGTTGAAGATGTCCCCCCCGGTGGCTTGCGCCCTCAGGAAGGCATTATCAGCTCCCCTGGTGTATTGCGTGACAACAATCGTGAAGTTAAATACTTGAGTGGTTCGACCGGCGCTATCAGTGATTTCGCTGAGAGTACCGGTGCTCAGAATATAGGCCGACAATCCTGGCGCGAGCTGGAATAG
- a CDS encoding type IV pilin protein, with the protein MKHTVKRQQGFTLVEIMIVVVIIAILAGIAYPSYQNSVRKGNRAEGIEALLSVAQRQEMLYSQTNAYSTNAQPFAPVAATETTPSGNYVISVARGDCGTSACFRATATAQGVQANDSECLTLSIDNLGNKTSTPAGGRCWR; encoded by the coding sequence ATGAAACATACCGTTAAACGGCAGCAGGGTTTTACCCTTGTCGAAATTATGATCGTTGTCGTTATTATCGCGATTTTAGCGGGTATTGCTTACCCGTCTTATCAAAACAGCGTGCGCAAGGGGAATCGTGCTGAAGGGATCGAAGCGTTGCTCAGTGTGGCCCAACGGCAGGAAATGCTCTATTCGCAAACCAACGCTTATTCCACAAACGCACAGCCGTTTGCACCTGTGGCCGCCACGGAAACAACACCCAGCGGAAATTATGTGATCTCTGTGGCGCGCGGCGATTGCGGCACCAGTGCGTGTTTTCGTGCAACTGCCACTGCTCAGGGCGTGCAAGCGAACGACTCTGAATGCTTGACATTAAGCATCGATAACCTGGGTAACAAAACGTCTACCCCTGCAGGCGGCCGGTGCTGGCGCTAG
- a CDS encoding CYTH domain-containing protein, with the protein MSEEIERKFLLNELPADIATWPQPATILQGYLQKDQHKDLRIRKKGNKYTLTAKHGTGLVREENEQEIDKALFDILWPFTAAARIEKLRYTREIDEGEMVIDEYLGDLSGLLLMEVEFNDEQRARTYTPSLNFAKEVTDDPRYRNAALAAHGAPAI; encoded by the coding sequence ATGAGCGAAGAGATAGAACGCAAATTTTTACTAAACGAGTTACCCGCAGACATTGCCACATGGCCGCAACCCGCCACCATCCTGCAAGGTTATTTGCAGAAGGATCAGCACAAAGATCTGCGCATTCGAAAAAAAGGGAATAAGTACACACTTACCGCCAAGCATGGAACAGGACTGGTAAGAGAAGAAAATGAGCAGGAAATTGACAAAGCGCTGTTTGATATCCTGTGGCCATTTACCGCAGCAGCACGTATCGAAAAACTGCGTTATACGAGGGAGATTGACGAAGGAGAAATGGTAATCGACGAGTATCTCGGAGATCTCTCGGGGCTACTATTGATGGAAGTGGAATTCAACGATGAACAACGAGCGCGAACCTATACTCCGTCTCTTAACTTCGCTAAGGAAGTAACCGACGATCCGCGCTATCGCAACGCTGCGCTAGCAGCCCATGGCGCTCCCGCTATCTAG
- a CDS encoding SMP-30/gluconolactonase/LRE family protein, with amino-acid sequence MSDVQIALKTNANLGECPRWDEHDQRLYWVDINQKQLHRFNPVTGEDDFVQFDEEIGCFALRAPGKGFVMGMRSGFNFMETWGSALIPIADPEAELTHNRFNDGRCDARGRFVAGTVYPPKDRDGANLWSLDTNLNVSKLADGLLTSNGAAFSPDSAVFYYSDTPKHVIYRCDYDIETGHISNREVFHQFEFGNGRPDGAAIDVEGCYWTALYEGGRVVRLSPQGKVLQEIAVPARCPTMVAFGDEDMRTLYITTVGNRPDEELKDYPDSGSLFKVRVEIPGIEEYRFGA; translated from the coding sequence ATGAGCGACGTACAAATAGCGCTAAAAACCAATGCAAACCTGGGAGAGTGCCCCCGTTGGGACGAGCACGACCAGCGTCTGTATTGGGTGGATATTAATCAAAAGCAACTGCATCGTTTTAACCCTGTCACTGGTGAAGATGATTTTGTTCAATTTGACGAAGAAATCGGCTGCTTTGCGCTGCGCGCGCCTGGCAAAGGGTTCGTAATGGGCATGCGGTCAGGCTTCAATTTTATGGAAACATGGGGTTCTGCATTGATTCCCATCGCCGATCCAGAAGCCGAACTCACCCACAACCGGTTCAATGATGGACGTTGTGATGCGCGGGGCCGGTTCGTTGCCGGTACGGTTTATCCGCCGAAAGATCGCGATGGTGCAAATCTATGGAGTTTGGATACAAATCTGAACGTGTCAAAGTTGGCAGATGGCTTGTTAACGTCAAACGGCGCTGCGTTCAGTCCCGACAGTGCGGTGTTTTATTATTCAGATACACCGAAACATGTGATCTACCGCTGTGACTACGATATTGAGACGGGACACATTAGTAACCGCGAAGTATTTCATCAATTTGAATTCGGTAATGGCCGACCCGACGGCGCGGCGATAGATGTAGAAGGCTGTTACTGGACAGCACTCTACGAGGGTGGGCGAGTTGTGCGCCTAAGCCCGCAGGGCAAGGTTCTGCAGGAGATTGCGGTGCCTGCTCGCTGCCCGACCATGGTGGCCTTTGGCGACGAAGATATGCGAACCCTTTATATCACAACCGTCGGCAACCGCCCGGACGAGGAGCTCAAGGACTATCCAGATTCTGGGTCACTGTTTAAGGTGCGCGTGGAAATTCCTGGAATAGAAGAATACCGGTTCGGTGCTTAA